From the genome of Spinacia oleracea cultivar Varoflay chromosome 2, BTI_SOV_V1, whole genome shotgun sequence, one region includes:
- the LOC110789957 gene encoding histidinol-phosphate aminotransferase, chloroplastic isoform X1, translated as MGVINFCNSSSLCTIKSRRSFGFEVNNQRRVISMASTLPVEQVSEDGQQKVTGDSFIRPHLRKLSPYQPILPFEVLSTRLGRKPEDIVKLDANENPYGPPPEVSEALGNMKFPYIYPDPESRRLRAALAEDSGLESDYILVGCGADELIDLIMRCVLEPGDKIVDCPPTFTMYEFDANVNGAVVLKVPRHADFSLNVEEIVRTVELEKPKCIFLTSPNNPDGSIISEEDLLKILNLPILVILDEAYVEFTGLESRMKWVKQYENLIVLRTFSKRAGLAGLRVGYGAFPASIIEYLWRAKQPYNVSVAAEIAACAALQNPTYLENVKEALVQERERLYKLLQEVPFLKPFPSYSNFILCEVASGMDAKKVKEDLAKMGVMIRHYNNKEMRGYVRVSVGKPEHTDALMKCLKQFY; from the exons atgggtgtgaTTAATTTCTGCAATTCTTCTTCTCTTTGCACGATTAAATCCAGAAGAAGTTTCGGATTTGAGGTGAATAATCAGAGAAGGGTAATTTCAATGGCTTCCACGCTGCCTGTTGAACAAGTGAGTGAGGATGGTCAACAGAAGGTTACTGGGGATTCTTTTATCAGACCCCATCTCAGGAAATTGTCTCCTTACCAACCCATTTTACCATTTGAG GTTTTATCAACACGGCTTGGTAGGAAACCTGAAGATATCGTTAAATTGGATGCAAATGAGAACCCATATGGTCCACCTCCAGAG GTGTCTGAAGCTTTGGGGAACATGAAATTTCCGTACATATATCCTGATCCTGAAAGTCGTAGATTAAGAGCTGCCCTGGCAGAAGACTCAGGCCTTGAGTCTGATTATATTCTTGTGGGATGTGGTGCTGATGAGCTCATTGATCTGATCATGCG TTGTGTGCTGGAACCTGGTGACAAAATAGTTGACTGCCCACCAACATTTACAATGTATGAATTTGATGCAAATGTGAATGGAGCCGTTGTCCTTAAGG TTCCAAGACATGCTGATTTTAGCTTGAATGTTGAAGAGATTGTGCGTACTGTTGAACTAGAGAAACCAAAATGCATATTTCTAACTTCCCCAAACAATCCAGATGGAAG TATAATCAGTGAGGAAGATCTGTTGAAGATTCTTAATCTTCCCATACTGGTGATATTGGATGAAGCATATGTTGAATTTACGGGACTGGAATCTCGAATGAAATGGGTGAAGCAATATGAGAATTTGATTGTTCTTCGTACCTTTAGCAAAAGGGCTG GTTTAGCGGGCCTTAGGGTGGGTTATGGAGCGTTTCCCGCCAGTATTATCGAGTATCTTTGGAGAGCAAAACAACCATATAATGTATCTGTAGCTGCTGAAATAGCTGCTTGTGCTGCATTGCAGAATCCTACTTATCTAGAA AATGTCAAAGAGGCTTTGGTACAGGAGCGCGAGAGGCTTTATAAGCTTTTGCAGGAAGTTCCTTTTCTTAAACCCTTTCCAAGCTATTCCAACTTCATTCTTTGTGAAGTTGCCTCTGGAATGGATGCCAAGAAGGTCAAG GAGGACCTTGCTAAGATGGGTGTCATGATCCGTCACTACAATAACAAGGAGATGAGGGGTTATGTTCGTGTATCTGTTGGAAAGCCCGAACACACAGACGCCTTGATGAAGTGTCTTAAACAGTTCTACTGA
- the LOC110789957 gene encoding histidinol-phosphate aminotransferase, chloroplastic isoform X2: protein MASTLPVEQVSEDGQQKVTGDSFIRPHLRKLSPYQPILPFEVLSTRLGRKPEDIVKLDANENPYGPPPEVSEALGNMKFPYIYPDPESRRLRAALAEDSGLESDYILVGCGADELIDLIMRCVLEPGDKIVDCPPTFTMYEFDANVNGAVVLKVPRHADFSLNVEEIVRTVELEKPKCIFLTSPNNPDGSIISEEDLLKILNLPILVILDEAYVEFTGLESRMKWVKQYENLIVLRTFSKRAGLAGLRVGYGAFPASIIEYLWRAKQPYNVSVAAEIAACAALQNPTYLENVKEALVQERERLYKLLQEVPFLKPFPSYSNFILCEVASGMDAKKVKEDLAKMGVMIRHYNNKEMRGYVRVSVGKPEHTDALMKCLKQFY, encoded by the exons ATGGCTTCCACGCTGCCTGTTGAACAAGTGAGTGAGGATGGTCAACAGAAGGTTACTGGGGATTCTTTTATCAGACCCCATCTCAGGAAATTGTCTCCTTACCAACCCATTTTACCATTTGAG GTTTTATCAACACGGCTTGGTAGGAAACCTGAAGATATCGTTAAATTGGATGCAAATGAGAACCCATATGGTCCACCTCCAGAG GTGTCTGAAGCTTTGGGGAACATGAAATTTCCGTACATATATCCTGATCCTGAAAGTCGTAGATTAAGAGCTGCCCTGGCAGAAGACTCAGGCCTTGAGTCTGATTATATTCTTGTGGGATGTGGTGCTGATGAGCTCATTGATCTGATCATGCG TTGTGTGCTGGAACCTGGTGACAAAATAGTTGACTGCCCACCAACATTTACAATGTATGAATTTGATGCAAATGTGAATGGAGCCGTTGTCCTTAAGG TTCCAAGACATGCTGATTTTAGCTTGAATGTTGAAGAGATTGTGCGTACTGTTGAACTAGAGAAACCAAAATGCATATTTCTAACTTCCCCAAACAATCCAGATGGAAG TATAATCAGTGAGGAAGATCTGTTGAAGATTCTTAATCTTCCCATACTGGTGATATTGGATGAAGCATATGTTGAATTTACGGGACTGGAATCTCGAATGAAATGGGTGAAGCAATATGAGAATTTGATTGTTCTTCGTACCTTTAGCAAAAGGGCTG GTTTAGCGGGCCTTAGGGTGGGTTATGGAGCGTTTCCCGCCAGTATTATCGAGTATCTTTGGAGAGCAAAACAACCATATAATGTATCTGTAGCTGCTGAAATAGCTGCTTGTGCTGCATTGCAGAATCCTACTTATCTAGAA AATGTCAAAGAGGCTTTGGTACAGGAGCGCGAGAGGCTTTATAAGCTTTTGCAGGAAGTTCCTTTTCTTAAACCCTTTCCAAGCTATTCCAACTTCATTCTTTGTGAAGTTGCCTCTGGAATGGATGCCAAGAAGGTCAAG GAGGACCTTGCTAAGATGGGTGTCATGATCCGTCACTACAATAACAAGGAGATGAGGGGTTATGTTCGTGTATCTGTTGGAAAGCCCGAACACACAGACGCCTTGATGAAGTGTCTTAAACAGTTCTACTGA
- the LOC110790089 gene encoding uncharacterized protein, whose translation MAQYRQQSGFHNNPDYVTTSTSNHHYSNGISSSSSSSAASAAGSSEHVSIGVRAASYKQPRHHHRRLGHSKRRISIGTVIVLLCFVLVASAFAYVFLSRDHSSSDINTRDTQDDALRDDFLTNVTRFTTPLVNFGHGSEGHGHEARDSRYWDGDDRRRDEDYNEDMHKSSADSDDESGKDNVSSRVKSPTKESKNHISKGTDHHGSYNEAGREELKMYEQKYEASLKNVGQESVESEDGNHASEGGSLDMESEDVDAEDEYDDGIDSHDAHVDDYDDDNRNQVVTKLPKSHSEHGGNDKGHDTLVDYDSNDSSSKQKSSNIIGKTKQVSASDVRSNTGSGKQPKKRRKHRKFSSSSCDMKLLNSTAQLVEPLESRKFARFALSYTEREEKPDGEDNWEPRFAGHQSLREREDSFLARDQKINCGFVKGPSEYSSTGFDLAEDDSRYNSKCHIAVVSCIFGNSDRLRSPFVKVISRLSRKNVCFVMFMDEKTLQTISLEGHIPDRMGFIGLWKIVVVKNLPYTDMRRVGKIPKLLSHRLFPSARYSIWLDSKLRLQRDPLLLLEHFLWRKGHEYAISNHYDRHCVWEEVERNKKLNKFNHTMIDQQFQFYQADGLKKFNASDPAKMLPSNVPEGSLIIRAHTPMSNLFSCLWFNEVERFTPRDQLSFAFTYQKLKKKNPSKTFYLHMFKDCERRQIAKLFHHRSEEKRGTSRDATE comes from the exons ATGGCTCAGTATAGACAGCAGTCAGGGTTCCATAACAATCCCGATTACGTCACCACTAGTACCAGCAACCATCATTATAGTAACGGCATTAGtagtagcagcagcagcagcgccgcCTCCGCCGCCGGGAGTTCTGAGCATGTTAGTATTGGAGTTCGTGCGGCGTCGTATAAGCAGCCGCGGCATCATCACCGGAGATTAGGTCATTCGAAGAGGAGGATCTCGATCGGCACTGTTATTGTTCTGCTTTGTTTTGTCCTTGTTGCTTCTGCTTTTGCTTACGTCTTTCTTTCCAGAGATCATTCTTCTTCAG ACATAAATACACGAGATACACAAGATGATGCTCTCCGGGATGATTTTCTTACAAATGTGACAAGATTCACAACTCCCTTAGTCAATTTTGGCCATGGCTCTGAGGGTCATGGCCATGAAGCCCGTGATTCAAGGTATTGGGATGGGGATGATAGGAGAAGGGATGAAGATTACAATGAGGATATGCATAAAAGTAGTGCAGATAGTGACGATGAATCAGGGAAGGATAATGTATCCAGTAGAGTGAAGAGTCCAACGAAGGAGTCCAAAAACCATATCAGTAAAGGCACAGATCATCATGGTTCATACAATGAAGCTGGGCGTGAGGAATTAAAAATGTATGAGCAAAAATACGAAGCTTCTTTGAAGAATGTTGGCCAAGAAAGCGTGGAATCTGAGGATGGAAATCATGCTTCAGAGGGGGGCAGTTTGGATATGGAGAGTGAAGATGTTGATGCAGAAGATGAATATGATGATGGCATTGATTCACATGATGCTCATGTAGATGACTATGATGATGATAATAGGAATCAGGTGGTCACCAAACTGCCTAAATCCCACTCAGAACACGGTGGAAATGATAAAGGCCATGATACACTTGTGGATTATGACTCAAATGATAGTTCTTCTAAACAGAAGAGTTCTAACATCATTGGAAAGACTAAACAAGTCAGTGCTTCTGATGTACGATCAAATACCGGCTCTGGAAAGCAGCCAAAGAAACGTAGGAAACACCGCAAGTTTTCCT CTTCAAGTTGTGATATGAAATTGCTGAATTCTACCGCGCAACTTGTAGAGCCGCTTGAAAGTAGAAAATTTGCAAGATTTGCACTGTCGTATACAGAAAGAGAAGAGAAGCCTGATGGGGAAGATAACTGGGAACCCAGGTTTGCTGGGCATCAAAGCTTAAGAGAAAGGGAAGACTCATTCCTTGCACGTGATCAAAAGATTAATTGTGGCTTTGTTAAGGGTCCTTCAGAGTATTCAAGTACAGGATTTGACTTGGCCGAGGATGATTCCAGATACAATAGTAAATGCCACATTGCTGTTGTTTCTTGCATCTTTGGAAACTCAGATCGCTTGAGATCTCCTTTTGTTAAAGTG ATCAGTCGTTTGTCTAGGAAAAATGTTTGCTTTGTGATGTTTATGGATGAAAAGACTTTGCAAACCATTTCTCTAGAAGGCCATATACCCGACAGAATGGGATTTATTGGTTTGTGGAAAATCGTTGTGGTGAAAAATCTTCCTTATACAGACATGAGGAGAGTCGGGAAGATACCAAAACTTTTGTCTCATCGACTTTTTCCTTCAGCAAG ATATTCAATTTGGCTGGATAGCAAATTGCGTCTCCAACGCGACCCTCTATTGCTATTGGAGCACTTCTTATGGCGAAAGGGGCATGAATATGCAATATCAAATCACTATGATCGTCATTGTGTTTGGGAAGAAGTGGAGCGAAACAAGAAGCTTAATAAGTTCAACCACACCATGATTGATCAGCAATTCCAGTTTTACCAAGCTGACGGGCTAAAGAAATTCAATGCCTCTGATCCCGCAAAGATGCTTCCGAGCA ATGTACCAGAAGGGTCTTTGATAATCAGGGCACACACACCCATGTCAAATTTGTTTTCCTGTCTCTGGTTTAACGAAGTGGAGCGTTTTACCCCAAGAGATCAATTAAGCTTTGCATTTACATACCAgaagttgaaaaagaaaaaTCCTAGCAAAACATTTTATCTCCACATGTTCAAG GACTGTGAGAGGCGGCAAATTGCAAAGTTGTTCCACCACAGGTCCGAGGAAAAGCGTGGCACTTCACGGGATGCCACGGAGTAA